AGAAGGCGGAGCTGGACAAGCAGTACGCCGGCTTCGAGAAGGGCATGCTCGACAACGGCTACCCCGCCGAGGCCATCAAGGCGCTGTGGGACATCCTGCTGCCGTTCTCCGACTACGCCTTCAACAAGGCGCACACCGCCGCCTACGGCCTCATCGCTTACTGGACCGCCTACCTCAAGGCCAACTACCCGGCCGCCTACATGGCCGCGCTGCTGTCGTCGGTCAAGGACGACAAGGACAAGTCGGCCCTCTACCTCAACGAGTGCCGCCGCATGGGCATCAAGGTCTTCCCGCCGGACGTCAACGACTCCGACTTCGACTTCACCCCGCGCGGCACCGACATCCGCTTCGGCCTGTCGGCCATCCGCAACGTCGGCGGCAACGTCGTCGACGGCATCATCTCCGCACGCAAGGAGAAGGGCCGCTTCGGCGACTTCAAGGACTTCCTGCGCAAGGTGCCGGCCATCGTCTGCAACAAGCGCGTGATCGAGTCGCTGATCAAGGCGGGTGCGTTCGACTCGCTCGGGCACGTGCGCAAGGGCCTGGTCATGGTGCACGAGCAGGCGGTCGACGCGATCATCGACATCAAGAAGAACGAGGCCATCGGCCAGGACTCCCTGTTCGGCGCGATCGACGGCGGCGAGGACCAGACCTTCGACGTGCAGATCCCGGTGGGCGAGTGGGACAAGAACACGCTGCTGCAGTTCGAGCGGGAGATGCTCGGCCTGTACGTGTCGGACCACCCGCTGTTCGGCGTCGAGCACATCCTGGCCGCCGGGGCCGACTGCTCGGTGGCGGCCGTTCAGGACGAGAGCCGCACCGACGGGCAGGTCGTGACCGTGGGCGGCATCCTCAGCGGGGTGCAGCGCAAGGTCACCAAGAAGGGCGACACCTGGGTGCTGACCCAGCTCGAGGACCTCGCGGGCTCCATCGAGGTGATGATCTTCCCGTCGGCGTACCAGCTCTGCTCGACGCTGCTGGCCGAGGACGCGATCGTGTTCGTCAAGGGGCGCATCGACAAGCGGGAGGACGTCGCCAAGATCATCGCGATGGAGGTGACGGCGCCCGACCTCACCGTGGAGGCCGGTGGGCCGCTGCTGGTGAGCCTGCCGCTGACCCGCTGCACGCCGCCGGTGGTCGGGCGGCTGAAGGAGATCCTCACCACCCACCCGGGCACCTCCGAGGTGCACCTCCAGGTGCACAACGGGCCCAAGACGACGGTGATGCGGGTGGACGACCGGCTGCGGGTCACGCCCTCGCCGGCGCTGATGGGCGATCTGAAGCAGCTGCTCGGCCCGGCCTGCCTGGGCGCCTGATCCGCCCACTCCGGCAGGACGTGCCGGGCAGGTGATCCGCACGTTCCGGCAGGGCGTTGTCGGCAACCCTCGCCGTCGCCCTGCCGGAGCCCGTGGGGCAGGATCGCAGACGTGAGCGAACTGCATTTCCTGACCGCGACCGAGCTGGCCCGGCTGATCAGGGCCAGGCAGGTGAGCGCCGTGGAGGTCCTCCAGGCCCACCTCGACCGGATCGAGCAGGTCAACCCGGACGTCAACGCCATCGTCACCCTCGTCGCCGACCGGGCCATGCGGGCGGCCGAGCGCGCCGACGCGGCCCTGTCGGCGCAGGAGGCGGTCGGGCCGCTGCACGGCGTGCCCGTCGCGCACAAGGACCTCGTCGACACGGCGGGGATCAGGACCACCTACGGCTCGCCGCTGTTCGCCGACCACGTGCCGGAGCAGGACGACCTGATCGTCCAGCGGCTGCGCGCGGCCGGGGCCGTGACCGTGGGCAAGACCAACACCCCTGAGTTCGGCACCGGCTCCCACACCGTCAACGAGGTGTTCGGCGCCACCAGGAACCCCTACGACCTGTCCAAGTCGGCGGGCGGCAGCAGCGGAGGAGCGGCGGCGGCGCTGGCGACCGGGATGGTGCCGCTGGCCGACGGCTCCGACATGGGCGGGTCCCTGCGCAACCCGGCCTCGTTCTGCAACGTCGTGGGGCTGCGGCCGACGCCCGGCCGGGTGCCCGAGGTCTCCGACCTCAACGCGTGGTACACGCTGAGCGTCTCCGGGCCCATGGCCAGGACGGTCGAGGACGTGACGCTGATGCTGGGCGTCATCGCCGGGTTCGACCGGCGCTCGCCGTACGCGATCAAGGAGGTGTTCGCGCCCGAGCCCGAGCAGGGGGTGGCCGGGCTGCGCGTGGCCTGGAGCCCCGACCTGGGCGGGCTGCCGGTGGATCCGCGCACGGCGGCCGTCACCGCCACCGCGCCCGCGGTGTTCGAGCGGCTCGGCGCCACCGTGGAGCAGGTCGAGCTGGACCTGGGCGACGCCGAGGACGCGTTCAGGACCTACCGCGCCTGGAACTACCTGCTCGTCCACGGCGACAAGAGCGGCCTCGGACCCAACACCGCCTGGAACGTCGAGCAGGGCCGCAAGGTCACCGGGGCCGACCTGGCCAGGGCGGAGACGGCGCGCAGCCGCCTCTACCAGCGCATGGCCGCCTTCTTCGACACCTACGACGTGCTGATCGCGCCGGTCAGCCAGGTGCCGCCGTTCCCGGTCGAGCATCCGCACGTCAGCGAGATCAACGGGGAGAAGCTGCCCGACTACCTGGCCTGGATGCGGTCGGCCTACTGGATCAGCGTGCTGCACGCGCCCGCCGCCTCCGTCCCCGCCGGGTTCACGCCCGAGGGGCTGCCGGTGGGCGTGCAGATCGTGGGCAGGCCGTTCGAGGACGCCAGGGTGCTGCGGGTGGCGCGGGCCTTCGAGCAGGCCACCGGGCACGGCCAGCGCCGCCCGCCGCGCTGATCGCCCGCCGCGCCCGTCGCTCGCCGTGGGTTCATCCGCTGCGGGTGATGCCGTCCGCCCGTCGTCCGTGGCACGTTCTCCCGAGCAGGTCGCGCGGCGGGCGGAGGTGCCGGGATGTTCGCGATGCACAGGGAGCACGGGCGGCGGGCGTGGTGAGCCGACGTCGTCCCCGGCCTTCGGACCGGGTCGGGGCCAAGGTGCTCAGGCGGCTCATGGCACCCGAGGCGGGCACCGTCGAGGCGGCCGGGCTGCTCGCCGCCGCCGGCAGCGTGGGCCCGTCCTTTCAGCCGGGCCTGCTCCCGCGGACCACCCGCGACCAGGCCCTGATCACCGGGGTGGTGGCGAGCGCCAACTACGCCTTCGCCGCCACGACCCAGGCGCTGGCGGAGGCGGTGGGCCGGGGCCTGCTCCCGCGCCGGGACACCGTGCGCAGGCGGGGCGCGCGGGCAGTGCTCACCGACCCCCGGACGGCCGCGCTCGTCACCCAGCTGTGCGCATGCGGAGCCGGGATCGCCCTGCAGCGGCTGGCGGTCCAGCACCCGGGGGAGCGGCTGGGGCGCGCGGCGGTCCGGGTGTTCGGGTGGCGGCTGACGGCGGGCGGCGTCGCCGGAGCCCTGGCCACGGCGGCGGACGCGGTGGCCGACCGGCTGACCGGCGCGCGCACGGCGGCGCGGGTCAACGTCGCCGCCACGCTCCTGGCGGGCGCGGGGGTCAGCGCCGTCCTGTACGCCCGTCAGCGCAGGGGAGCCGACGTGCCGGCCGGGACACAGGCGATCAGGGCGGCCGGCGTGGGCACGCTCGTCTCCGCCTCGATCCTGGCGGCGGCGCGGGCGGAGTCGGCCGCGGCGGCGGCACTCGGCCGGGCCGTCACCGTCGCCGTGCCGTCACTGGCGCCCGCCGAACGGCTCGCCGGCCACGCGCTCACCCTGTCCCTGCTCTGCTACGCCGGCCGCCGCGCGGCCCTGGCCGCCTACCGCCGCATCGACTCCGCCGGCGTGGTGGTGGAGCCCGCGCACCAGGAACGGCCGACGTCCCCGCTGGTCAGCGGCGGCCCCGGCAGCCTGGTCCAGTGGGCGGACTTCGGCCGCGAGGGCCGCAGGTACGTCGGCATGACGCTGAGCGCCCGGGACATCGCGCACGTCACCGGCGCCCAGGACTCCCGCGACCCGATCCGGGTGTTCGTCGGCCTCGCCTCCGCCCTCACCCCTGGCGAGCGCGCCGACCTGGCCATGCGCGAGCTGGAGCGGACCGGGGCGTTCGAGCGCCGGGTCCTGGCCTACTTCTCGCCCACGGGCAGCGGCTACGTCAACTACGTGGCCGCCGAGACCCTGGAGTACCTGACCGGGGGCGACGTGGCCTCGATCGCCATCGCCTACTCCGTCCGGCCGTCCTTCCTGTCACTGGACCGGGTGCGGGCCGCGTGGGAGGAGAACCTGGCCTTCCTGACGGCGCTGAGCTGGCGGCTGCGCGCGATCGACCCGGACCGCCGCCCCCGGCTGGTGCTGTTCGGGGAGAGCCTGGGCAGCCAGGCGGCCCAGAACGTCTTCCTGCACCAGGGCACGCGCGGCCTGGCCCTGCTCGGGATCGACCGGGCGCTGTTCGTCGGCACCCCGTTCGCCTCCGCCTGGCGGCGGGCCTGGCTGGACGACCCCGCGGCCTGCGACGGTGACGGCCGGGTCGTGGAGGTGGCGTCGTACGAGGAATGGCTCGCGCTGCCGGCGGAACGGCGGGCGGCGGCGCGCGTGGTCCTGCTGACCCACCACGAGGACCCGGTGCCGAAGCTGGGGCTGCCGCTGCTCATCCAGGCCCCCGACTGGCTGGGGCCGGTGCGCGGCCCGGGCATCCCGCAGGCCGCTCGATGGCGGCCGTTCGTCACCGCGCTCATCACGTTCGTGGACATGCTGAACGCCATCCACGTCGTGCCCGGGCAGTTCGTGTCCCTCGGCCACGACTACCGGGGTGATCTGGCGCGTTTCGTCCGGCTCGCCTTCGACCTGCCCGCCGACGCGGCGACCATGGCCGCCGTCGAGCGGGCGCTGCGGGAGCGCGAGCTGCACTGGGCTCACCGCAGGGTGGCCGGCGGGCCGAAGGACGTCACACTCCCGGCATGACCTCACCGTACGGCTGCCGCAGCGGCGACTCGCGGTAGCCGTGCATGCCCTCCAGCAGCCCGAAGAACCCCACGGCCAGCAGCGGCCAGGACACCAGCACGCCCTCCGCGGTCAGCTTCAGCGCGCCAGGGACGACCTTCACCCCGGCGGCCGTCAGCGCGGGAGCCGCCTCCACCGTGACGGCCCCCAACGTGAACATGGACCCGACCCACAACGTCAGGTACGCGGCCAGCACCCCGCCGGCGCACAACCCGAGCAGGACGGGCAGCATCCAGCGCCGCGCCGTGAACCAGGCCACTGCACCGCACAGCAGCCCCAGCCCGCCGGTGATCACCGCGAACCAGCCGTCGGCCGCGATCAGCGCCTGCGTGGTCGGGTCGGCCAGCACCGTGCCCTGCTCGGTGACCTGGTACGGCGCCCGCGGTGTCAGCCCTGACCAGAGCAGCCCGGCAGCGACCCCGAGAGCGGCGAGTGTGAGGACAGTTACCGCAAAAGCGCGTACTTCCCTCGTCACGCCACTCCCCCTCACATGTACGTCCGAATCAGCTCGATGGTATCCCCCGGCTAGGCTCACTCCGTGATTGCAGAAGAGGTCTGGCAGATTGAACCCTCCGGCCCGCTCCGGGGGGACGTCGAAGTACGCGGTTCGAAGAACGGCGTGTCCAAGCACATGGTCGCGGCCATGCTGGGCAACGGCGAGAGCAGCATCCACAACGCCCCCGAGGTGGGCGAGGTGGAGATCACCGCGGCCATGTTGCGGGCGCTGGGCATCCACGTCGAGATCTCCCGCACGGAGATCAGGATCGAGAAGGGCGCGGAGATCGAGCCCCGGGTCCCCGACGCGTTCACCGGCCTGAACCGCATCCCCATCCTCATGCTCGGCCCCCTGCTGCACCTGGCGGGTGAGGCGTTCGTACCGCTGGTCGGCGGCGACCCCATCGGGCGGCGGCCGGTGAACTTCCACGTGGACGCCCTGCGCGCGATGGGCGCCGAGGTGCAGGTGGGCGACACCGGTATCTACGCCAAGGCCAAGCGGCTGAACGGCACCCGGCTCGAGCTGCCGTACCCGAGCGTGGGCGCCACCGAGACGGTGCTGATGTCGGCGGTGCTGGCCGACGGCAAGACGGTGCTGAAGAACGCGGCCACCGAGCCGGAGGTGGTGGAGCTGGCGCTGTTCCTGCAGCGGATGGGGGCCAGGATCGAGCTGTCGCCCGACCGCCGGATCGTCATCGAGGGCGTCGAACGGCTGCGCGGCGCCCAGACCTGGCTGACCGGCGACCGCATCGAGGCGTTCTCGTACCTGGCGGCGGGCCTGGTCACCGGCGGCGAGGTGCGCGTGCACGGCTGCCCCCAGGACCGGCTGGTCACCGCGATCACCACGCTGGCCAGGATGGGCGCCCAGTTCGACATCAACGACGAGTACCTGTGCGCCACCGCGCCCCCCGAGGGCCTGCGCTCGGCGGCCGTGCAGACCGACACCCACCCCGGCTTCATGACCGACTGGCAGACGCCGCTGATGGTGCTGTTCACGCAGAGCCAGGGCATGTCGGTGCTGCACGAGACGGTCTTCGAGAACCGCCTGGTGTACGTGCCCGCGCTGCAGAAGATGGGCTGCGAGATCGAGGTGTTCGACCAGTGCCTCGGCGGGCCCGCCTGCCGCTACCACGACACCAACGCCCGTCACTCGGCCGTCGTGCGCGGGGTGTCCAAGCTGAAGGGCGCCGACGTGACGCTGCCCGACATCAGGGCCGGGTTCTCGGCGGTGCTGGCCGCCGCGGTCGCCGACGGGCCCTCCACCCTGCGCGGCGTGCACCACATCGAGCGCGGCTACCACCGGCCGTTCGAGCAGTTCGTGTCGCTGGGTCTGAACATCACACGGCAACGGTAAAGACGTCGGAAGCGGGCGTTTGCCGACGATCGGGACGTCGCAGATCATCTGACGTGACCGTACTCAGATCCGTCGGAGCGCTCGGCCTGGCGGGGGCGCTCGGCGGGGTGCTGGCGGCCGCGCTGGCCGCGCCGCTGGTGGGCGGGGGCGGCCTCGCGGCGATGAGCGTCACCAACACGTTCGTGGACCTGCCGCCCGCCCCGCGCGAGGAGCCGCTCGCCCAGGTGACCAGGCTGCTCGACAAGGACGGGCGGCAGTTCGCCCAGTTCTACGAGGCGAACAGGACGGCCGTCAGGCTGGGCGCGGTCGCGCCGGTGATGCGCAGGGCCATCGTGGCGATCGAGGACGCCCGCTTCTACGAGCACGGCGGCCTCGACGTCAGGGGCACGATCCGGGCCCTGCTCACCAACACCCAGGCGGGCGGCATCCGGCAGGGCGGCTCGTCCCTGACCCAGCAGCTCGTCAAGAACATCCTGGTGGAGAGCGCGCGCAGCGACGCCGAGCGCGACAGGGCCCGCGCCCCGAACCTGGCCCGCAAGATCACCGAGCTGCGGCTGGCGCTGGCCCTGGAGCAGAAGTACCGCAAGGACGAGATCCTGGAGCGGTACCTGAACATCGCCTACTTCGGCGCGGGCGCGCACGGGGTGGAGGCGGCGGCCAGGCGCTTCTTCTCCACCTCGGCCTCCCGGCTGACGCTGACCCAGGCGGCCACGCTGGCGGGCGCGGTGCGCATGCCGTACTCGACCGATCCCTCGCTCGGGCAGGCGCACAGGGAACGCCTGAAGATGCGCCGCGACCTCGTGCTCGACCGCATGGCGGGGCTCAAGCAGATCAACCAGCAGGAGGCGGCCGCGGCCAAGGCCACGCCGCTGGGCATCCGGCTGCGGCCCGAGCCCGGCGGCTGCGCGCAGAGCGCGTACCCGTTCTACTGCCTGTACGTGCAGCAGGAGCTGCTGTCGAACCCCATCTTCGGCAACACGCCCCGCGAACGCCAGCGCAGGATGGCCAGGGGCGGCCTGACGATCAGGACCAGCCTCGACCCGATCGCCCAGCACGCCGCCGAGCGGGCCATCCGCGAGCGGGTCTCGCCCGAGGACACCGAGGTGGCCGCCGAGGCCATGGTGGAGCCGCGTACCGGCAGGATCAGGGCGATGGCGGCGAGCAAACGCTTCGGCCGCAACCCCGGCAACCGCAAGAACGGCCCCAAGACCACCTTCAACCTGCCGGCCGACGTGGCGCACGGCGGCGGGCAGGGCTTCCAGGCGGGCTCCACGTTCAAGGTGTTCACCCTGGCCACCGCGCTGCAGCAGGGGTGGCGCTTCGGCGACGGCTTCCAGACGCCCGGCTCGCTGGTGCCGGGGCAGGGCTACCGCGACTGCTCGGGGCAGCCCGTCAACGACACCGACACCCGCGTGCTCAACGCCAGCGGCGAGGGCGAGGGCGGGCCGCACAGCATCGAGACCGGCACCTGGAAGTCGGTGAACATCTTCTACATGATGCTGGAGCGCAAGGTCGGGCTCTGCAACGTCGTGCGCATGGCCAGGACGCTCGGCGTCACCCGGGCGGACGGCAAGCCGCTGAAGGAGGTGCCGACCTTCACGCTGGGGGTCAACGAGATGGACCCCGTGACGGTGGCGGCCTCGTTCGCCGCGTTCGCGGCCAGGGGGCAGTACTGCCGGCCGCTGGCCATCATGGAGATCACCGGCAGGGACGGGCGGCGCACGCACGTGCCGCCGTCGTGCGAGCAGGTCATCGAGCGGCCCATCGCCGACGCGGTCAACCACGTGCTGGAGGGCGTGTTCGAGCAGGGCACGATGAAGGGGCAGAGCATCGGCCGGCCCGCCGCCGGGAAGACGGGCACCAACAACGGCTACACCTCGGCCTGGTTCGCCGGCTACACGCCGCACCTGGCGGCGGCGGTCAGCGTGGGCGACATCCGGGGGTCCTACCGGTTCCCGCTGCAGGGGGTGCGGATCGGGGACCAGTACTTCGGGTCGGTGCAGGGGGCGTCGCTGCCGGGGCCGATCTGGGTGGAGTCGATGAGCGCCGCGCTACGGCGTACGGAGCCGCGCGGGTTCGCCGGGCCCGACATGTCACGCTTCGGGGGCGGGCACACGCCGGGGCTGGAGAAGGCGCTGGCGGAGGAGGAGCGCAAGAGGCGCGGGAACAACCCGTTCGGGCGGCGGATGCGGCGGCTGTTCGAGCGGCTGCTCGGGCAGCCCCCGGGGTCGGCGTCGGCGGAGTGGCCGCCGCAGCGCGACGGCGAGCGGCCCGGCGTGCTCCTGGAGCCGCCGCGTCGCGACGGCGAGCGGCGCGGCGCGCTGCAGGAGCGGCCGTACCCGCGCCTGGGGCCCGAGGGACGGCGTCACCGGCGCGGGCAGTGAGGCGGCGCCTCAGCCAGAGGTGGGGAGGCGGCGCCTCAGCCGGCCTTGCCGATGGGTGCCGTGACGGCGCGGGTGATCGTGATGAGGTTGTCGGGGGCGGTCTCGATCTGCAGCCCCCGCTTCCCCGCCGAGAAGTAGATCGTCTCGAAGCCGAGCGCCGAGGAGTCGACCACGGTCGGCAGCTGCTTGCGCTGCCCCAGCGGGCTGATGCCGCCGACGACGTACCCCGTCACCCGCTCGACCTTGGCCGCGTCGGCCATCGCGGCCCGCTTGCTGTCGAGCGCACTGGCCAGAGCCTTGAGGTCGAGCTTGCCCGCCACCGGCACCACCGCCACCGCCAGCCCGCTCTCGACCTCGGCGACGAGCGTCTTGAAGATCCGCTCGTACGGCACGCCGAGCGCGTCGGCGGCCTCCTCGCCGTAGGCCTGAGCCGCCGGATCGTGCTCGTACGGGTGCAGCGTGAACGCCGCCCCGGCCTTGGTCAGTGCCATGGTGGCGGGGGTGCCGCCCTTGCCTTTCGTTTTGCTCACGGCACGCGATTGTAGGGCGTACTCCCCGGCCCGCCGATCGAACCCGGGCCAGGCTGCCGCAGCCGGCCGGGCGTGTACCCGAAGGCCCTCCTGAACACGTCGATGAACGCGCTCGCCGACGCCCACCCGCACCGGTGCGCGACCGTGGTCACCGGGACGCCGTCGGCGAGCAGGAGGAGGGCGTGGTGCAGGCGGAGCTGGGTGCGCCACTGCGGGAAGGTCATGCCCAGCTCGGCCCGGCAGAGGCGGGCCAGCGTGCGGTCGCTGGTGCCGGCCCGGGCGGCGAACTGGGCCAGCGTGCCGGGGTCGGCCGGGTCCTGGTGCAGGGCGGCGCAGACGGCGGCCAGGCGGGCGTCCCTCGCGGTGGGCAGGTGCAGCGGCTGCTCGGGGGCGTGCCTGAGCTGGTCGAGCAGCACCGCCAGCAACCGCGCCCGCTCCCCGCCGCCCAGCCTTCCCGCAGTGTCGCCCGCAGTGTCGATCGTGGTGTCGCCTGCAGTGTCGCCGGCGCTGTCGATCGTGGTGTCGCCTGCGCTGAGGCCCGCGTTGTGGCCCGTCGTGTCGCTCGTGGTGTCGCCGGTGTAGGCGATGATCAGCTCGCGGAGCAGCGGGCCGACCGCGAGGACCGCCGGCCGGTCCAGCCCGAGCGGATTCTCCGTGAGCCCGACCAGGCGCAGGTCCGTGTCCCCGTGGGCGCGGTGCTCGTGGACGGTTCCGGCGGGCACCCACAGGGCCCGGTTCGCGGGGGCCACCCAGGTGCCGGCGTCGGTGGTGACGGAGATGACGCCACGGCAGGCGTAGGCGATCTGGTGGGTGTCGTGCCGGTGCGCGTCGATGCCCGCCCCCGGCGCCAGCGGACGCCGCCCGGTCGGCGCCTCGGACAAGTGGCGTATTTCCGGCATGAGTTGGCATTTTATCGGAAGCGAGCCATCCACCCCCAGGCTGAGGATCGAGGGGTGAACAGGATCCCCGCCCTCGCCGCCGGCCACGCCACCGTGGACTTCTACCAGGGAGCCGTCCCCGCCCTCGTGCCCTTCCTCGTGGCCGGGCGGGGCTACGGGTACGTCGCCGTCTCCGGCATCGTGCTGGCCGCCACGCTGCTCTCGTCCATCGTGCAGCCGATCTTCGGCGTGCTGACGGACAAGTGGCGGATGCCGTGGCTCATCCCGGCGAGCATGATCCTGGCGGGCACGGGGGTGGCGATCTGCGGTGTGTCGGACTCGTACGTGCTGACCTGGCTGGCCGCCGCCCTGTCCGGGCTCGGCGTGGCCGCCTACCACCCGGAGGCCGCGCGCCTGGCCAGGCTCGCCAGCGAGGGCAGCCACGTGCGGATGAGCTGGTTCTCCACGGGCGGCACGCTGGGGTTCGCGTCGGCGCCGGTGCTGGTGACGCCGCTGCTGGCGGGGTGGGGGCTGGGCGCCTCGCCGTTCCTCGTGCTGCCCGCCGTGCTGGGCGCGATCCTGACGCTCCCGGCGATCAGGGTCCTGTCCGGCGGCGCCAGGACGGCCCGCGCCGCCGGGCCCGTCTCCGGGAGGGACGACTGGCCGTCCTTCACCCGGCTCACGCTGGTGATCGTCTTCCGCTCGGTCGTGTACGTCGGCCTGAGCGCCTTCGTGGCCCTCCACCTGGGCGGCGGCGCGGCCGGGGCGGTGGCGCTGTTCGTGCTGTTCGCGGGCGGCGCGGTCGGCACCGTGGTGGGCGGCAGGCTGGCGGCCCGCCTGGGCCGGGTGCGGACGATGCGGCTGTCGTACGCGCTGGCCGTCCCCGCGGTCGCCGGCGTGGTGTTCGTGCCGGGGCCCGCCGCGTACGTGTTCGTCGCCGCCTCCTCCATCGCCCTGTACGCCCCGTTCTCCCTGCACGTGACGCTGGGCCAGGACTTCCTGCCGACCAGGGTGGGCACGGCCGGCGGCGTCACCCTGGGGCTGGCGGTCAGCGTGGGCGGGCTGGCGAGCCCGCTGGTGGGGGCGGTCGCCGAGGCGGCGTCGCTGCGTACGGCGCTGGCCTGCCTGATCGCGTTTCCCGTGCTGGCCCTGCTCATGGCACGCACGATCAGGGAGCCCGACCCGGTGGCCGCCTAGCCGGAGGTCGCCAGCCGCAGGACGCCGGTGTTGTCGCGTTGCGTCGGGTCCAGGCGGGTGGAGGTGACGCGGGCCGAGACGGGCAGGCGGCGCGGGGCGTCGGCGGCGACGCGGAGGCGGGCGTGCAACCGTACCGGCCTGCCCGGGTGGATGGTGCCGATCGTGCAGGAGGCCTCGCGCTCGCCGCTCTTGCAGGTGGCGCCGCTGACCGAGGTGAGGGCCGCGCCGGGTGGCACGGTGAGCTTGACGGGGACCTGGGCGGCGGCCATCAGCCCGCGCATGGTGACGGTGGCGGTGACCGCGGTGGTGCCGCCGCGCCGGACCGGCCGGCCGGGGCCCGCGAGGCTGACGGACAGGGCGTCGTACACGCCGCGCGGGTCCGCCCGCTTGACGATGGCGCCGTAACCGTCGAGGTTGATCGCGTTGGCGACCGAGTTGCCGTCGGCCTCGCCGTCCTCCTTGCCCGCCGACAGCACGCCGACCAGGTCGCCGGTGCCCTTGACCACCCACGGCCCGCCGCTGTGCCCCTTGAACAGGTGGCAGTTGAACGTCTCCAGCCGCCCCGCCTTCGACGACAGGGCC
The nucleotide sequence above comes from Nonomuraea gerenzanensis. Encoded proteins:
- a CDS encoding amidase produces the protein MSELHFLTATELARLIRARQVSAVEVLQAHLDRIEQVNPDVNAIVTLVADRAMRAAERADAALSAQEAVGPLHGVPVAHKDLVDTAGIRTTYGSPLFADHVPEQDDLIVQRLRAAGAVTVGKTNTPEFGTGSHTVNEVFGATRNPYDLSKSAGGSSGGAAAALATGMVPLADGSDMGGSLRNPASFCNVVGLRPTPGRVPEVSDLNAWYTLSVSGPMARTVEDVTLMLGVIAGFDRRSPYAIKEVFAPEPEQGVAGLRVAWSPDLGGLPVDPRTAAVTATAPAVFERLGATVEQVELDLGDAEDAFRTYRAWNYLLVHGDKSGLGPNTAWNVEQGRKVTGADLARAETARSRLYQRMAAFFDTYDVLIAPVSQVPPFPVEHPHVSEINGEKLPDYLAWMRSAYWISVLHAPAASVPAGFTPEGLPVGVQIVGRPFEDARVLRVARAFEQATGHGQRRPPR
- a CDS encoding alpha/beta-hydrolase family protein, which codes for MAPEAGTVEAAGLLAAAGSVGPSFQPGLLPRTTRDQALITGVVASANYAFAATTQALAEAVGRGLLPRRDTVRRRGARAVLTDPRTAALVTQLCACGAGIALQRLAVQHPGERLGRAAVRVFGWRLTAGGVAGALATAADAVADRLTGARTAARVNVAATLLAGAGVSAVLYARQRRGADVPAGTQAIRAAGVGTLVSASILAAARAESAAAAALGRAVTVAVPSLAPAERLAGHALTLSLLCYAGRRAALAAYRRIDSAGVVVEPAHQERPTSPLVSGGPGSLVQWADFGREGRRYVGMTLSARDIAHVTGAQDSRDPIRVFVGLASALTPGERADLAMRELERTGAFERRVLAYFSPTGSGYVNYVAAETLEYLTGGDVASIAIAYSVRPSFLSLDRVRAAWEENLAFLTALSWRLRAIDPDRRPRLVLFGESLGSQAAQNVFLHQGTRGLALLGIDRALFVGTPFASAWRRAWLDDPAACDGDGRVVEVASYEEWLALPAERRAAARVVLLTHHEDPVPKLGLPLLIQAPDWLGPVRGPGIPQAARWRPFVTALITFVDMLNAIHVVPGQFVSLGHDYRGDLARFVRLAFDLPADAATMAAVERALRERELHWAHRRVAGGPKDVTLPA
- the murA gene encoding UDP-N-acetylglucosamine 1-carboxyvinyltransferase, yielding MIAEEVWQIEPSGPLRGDVEVRGSKNGVSKHMVAAMLGNGESSIHNAPEVGEVEITAAMLRALGIHVEISRTEIRIEKGAEIEPRVPDAFTGLNRIPILMLGPLLHLAGEAFVPLVGGDPIGRRPVNFHVDALRAMGAEVQVGDTGIYAKAKRLNGTRLELPYPSVGATETVLMSAVLADGKTVLKNAATEPEVVELALFLQRMGARIELSPDRRIVIEGVERLRGAQTWLTGDRIEAFSYLAAGLVTGGEVRVHGCPQDRLVTAITTLARMGAQFDINDEYLCATAPPEGLRSAAVQTDTHPGFMTDWQTPLMVLFTQSQGMSVLHETVFENRLVYVPALQKMGCEIEVFDQCLGGPACRYHDTNARHSAVVRGVSKLKGADVTLPDIRAGFSAVLAAAVADGPSTLRGVHHIERGYHRPFEQFVSLGLNITRQR
- a CDS encoding transglycosylase domain-containing protein is translated as MTVLRSVGALGLAGALGGVLAAALAAPLVGGGGLAAMSVTNTFVDLPPAPREEPLAQVTRLLDKDGRQFAQFYEANRTAVRLGAVAPVMRRAIVAIEDARFYEHGGLDVRGTIRALLTNTQAGGIRQGGSSLTQQLVKNILVESARSDAERDRARAPNLARKITELRLALALEQKYRKDEILERYLNIAYFGAGAHGVEAAARRFFSTSASRLTLTQAATLAGAVRMPYSTDPSLGQAHRERLKMRRDLVLDRMAGLKQINQQEAAAAKATPLGIRLRPEPGGCAQSAYPFYCLYVQQELLSNPIFGNTPRERQRRMARGGLTIRTSLDPIAQHAAERAIRERVSPEDTEVAAEAMVEPRTGRIRAMAASKRFGRNPGNRKNGPKTTFNLPADVAHGGGQGFQAGSTFKVFTLATALQQGWRFGDGFQTPGSLVPGQGYRDCSGQPVNDTDTRVLNASGEGEGGPHSIETGTWKSVNIFYMMLERKVGLCNVVRMARTLGVTRADGKPLKEVPTFTLGVNEMDPVTVAASFAAFAARGQYCRPLAIMEITGRDGRRTHVPPSCEQVIERPIADAVNHVLEGVFEQGTMKGQSIGRPAAGKTGTNNGYTSAWFAGYTPHLAAAVSVGDIRGSYRFPLQGVRIGDQYFGSVQGASLPGPIWVESMSAALRRTEPRGFAGPDMSRFGGGHTPGLEKALAEEERKRRGNNPFGRRMRRLFERLLGQPPGSASAEWPPQRDGERPGVLLEPPRRDGERRGALQERPYPRLGPEGRRHRRGQ
- the ybaK gene encoding Cys-tRNA(Pro) deacylase — protein: MALTKAGAAFTLHPYEHDPAAQAYGEEAADALGVPYERIFKTLVAEVESGLAVAVVPVAGKLDLKALASALDSKRAAMADAAKVERVTGYVVGGISPLGQRKQLPTVVDSSALGFETIYFSAGKRGLQIETAPDNLITITRAVTAPIGKAG
- a CDS encoding AraC family transcriptional regulator, encoding MPEIRHLSEAPTGRRPLAPGAGIDAHRHDTHQIAYACRGVISVTTDAGTWVAPANRALWVPAGTVHEHRAHGDTDLRLVGLTENPLGLDRPAVLAVGPLLRELIIAYTGDTTSDTTGHNAGLSAGDTTIDSAGDTAGDTTIDTAGDTAGRLGGGERARLLAVLLDQLRHAPEQPLHLPTARDARLAAVCAALHQDPADPGTLAQFAARAGTSDRTLARLCRAELGMTFPQWRTQLRLHHALLLLADGVPVTTVAHRCGWASASAFIDVFRRAFGYTPGRLRQPGPGSIGGPGSTPYNRVP
- a CDS encoding MFS transporter; the protein is MNRIPALAAGHATVDFYQGAVPALVPFLVAGRGYGYVAVSGIVLAATLLSSIVQPIFGVLTDKWRMPWLIPASMILAGTGVAICGVSDSYVLTWLAAALSGLGVAAYHPEAARLARLASEGSHVRMSWFSTGGTLGFASAPVLVTPLLAGWGLGASPFLVLPAVLGAILTLPAIRVLSGGARTARAAGPVSGRDDWPSFTRLTLVIVFRSVVYVGLSAFVALHLGGGAAGAVALFVLFAGGAVGTVVGGRLAARLGRVRTMRLSYALAVPAVAGVVFVPGPAAYVFVAASSIALYAPFSLHVTLGQDFLPTRVGTAGGVTLGLAVSVGGLASPLVGAVAEAASLRTALACLIAFPVLALLMARTIREPDPVAA